In Deinococcus sonorensis KR-87, a single window of DNA contains:
- a CDS encoding SDR family oxidoreductase, protein MNIFVTGGTGTIGAPVLTELLAHGHTVLALARSDASAQAIRRLGAQPLPGSLTDLDVLRAGAAHADGVINLAFSRDYSTANALTQGIAEEHAALITLGAALIGSDRPLVAVSGTPWVPGRRSTEADPLPTDGPVGGRARSLQAMFDLASRGVRSAAVRLPRTVHNEGRGGFAGLLTAEARRSGVAGYPGDGTQRWPAVHARDAAVLFRLVLESAPAGTAWHAVADEGDQVRDLAAVIGRRLGLPVQPVPEDTFGPFGPIFAMDQPSSSVYTRETLGWTPTQPSLLQDLEHLQPE, encoded by the coding sequence ATGAACATCTTCGTGACCGGCGGAACCGGCACCATCGGCGCGCCCGTCCTCACTGAACTGCTGGCCCACGGCCACACAGTGCTGGCGCTGGCGCGTTCGGACGCCTCCGCCCAGGCCATCAGGCGCCTGGGTGCCCAGCCGCTGCCCGGCAGCCTGACCGACCTTGACGTCCTCCGCGCCGGCGCCGCACACGCCGACGGCGTCATCAATCTGGCATTCAGCCGAGACTACAGCACCGCGAACGCGCTCACGCAGGGCATCGCCGAGGAACACGCCGCGCTGATCACGCTGGGAGCAGCGCTGATCGGCAGTGACCGCCCCCTGGTGGCGGTGTCGGGTACACCCTGGGTGCCGGGCCGCCGCTCAACCGAAGCGGACCCGCTGCCCACCGACGGCCCGGTGGGCGGCCGCGCGCGGTCCCTGCAGGCGATGTTCGACCTGGCGTCCCGTGGCGTGCGCAGCGCGGCGGTCCGGCTGCCGCGAACCGTGCACAACGAAGGGCGGGGTGGGTTCGCGGGACTGCTGACGGCCGAAGCGCGCCGCAGTGGCGTGGCCGGGTACCCCGGCGACGGAACCCAGCGCTGGCCCGCCGTGCACGCGCGTGACGCCGCGGTGCTGTTCCGGCTGGTCCTCGAGTCCGCCCCGGCAGGGACCGCCTGGCATGCGGTCGCCGACGAGGGCGACCAGGTCAGGGACCTAGCAGCGGTCATCGGCCGCCGGCTGGGCCTGCCCGTCCAACCGGTCCCGGAGGACACCTTCGGTCCGTTTGGCCCGATCTTCGCGATGGACCAGCCGTCGTCCAGCGTGTACACACGCGAGACCCTGGGGTGGACACCCACGCAGCCGAGTCTGCTCCAGGACCTGGAACACCTCCAGCCGGAGTGA
- a CDS encoding AfsR/SARP family transcriptional regulator, whose product MPIPTWHFRMLGTAALQAHGEAFTPLERKAAALLAYLALEGPSRRAQLIGLLWPDTREVAARNNLVHLLRKLRRSADAVPVVGAEVLSLARDLVSDVLEAQEAFVRGEYTVVLRFEGEVLQGLVYDDLPDLDLWVEAQRGRWREWQGVALRQEVRRHEAQGEYDAALTLALALHDLDPVSEDAARRLMRLHYLRGDRSAALRAYSRCAEVLRREFGVDPLPETQDLAR is encoded by the coding sequence ATGCCCATACCCACCTGGCACTTCCGGATGCTCGGAACGGCGGCGTTACAGGCGCACGGGGAGGCGTTCACGCCCCTGGAACGCAAGGCCGCTGCCCTGCTCGCGTACCTCGCGCTGGAGGGGCCGAGCAGGCGAGCGCAGCTGATCGGGCTGCTCTGGCCCGACACCCGGGAGGTGGCCGCGCGGAACAACCTCGTGCATCTGCTGCGAAAATTGCGGCGGTCCGCGGACGCCGTCCCGGTGGTGGGGGCCGAGGTGCTGTCGCTGGCGCGGGATCTGGTGTCGGACGTGCTGGAAGCGCAGGAGGCGTTCGTGCGGGGGGAGTATACGGTCGTTCTCCGCTTCGAGGGCGAGGTGCTGCAGGGCCTGGTCTACGACGATCTCCCCGACCTGGACCTGTGGGTGGAAGCGCAACGCGGGCGGTGGCGGGAGTGGCAGGGCGTGGCCCTGCGCCAGGAAGTGCGGCGCCATGAGGCGCAGGGTGAGTACGACGCTGCCCTGACGCTGGCCCTGGCGCTGCACGATCTCGATCCGGTCTCCGAGGACGCCGCCCGCCGTCTGATGCGCCTGCATTACCTGCGCGGCGACCGCTCGGCGGCCCTGCGGGCCTACTCCCGCTGTGCCGAGGTGCTGAGGCGGGAATTCGGGGTGGACCCGCTGCCGGAAACACAGGACCTGGCGCGCTAG
- a CDS encoding ATP-binding protein produces the protein MLPVAAPKALPLTVLRPPVLIGREREWARMEQAWRAGQVIYLQGAPGVGKTRLARDFAASKGAFIVNEGRPGDVRHPKSSSARAFQNMYARASDLHVPDWVKREMSRYIPEFVAEGFEAPPISDDTDLLRFRQAMLEFLRLTTGHLQTHIIDDFQYFDPASLEDGAYMFSQARVPGEDHRVAPLICTFRKNELSPENEAIMRETIEAGNSVLIEVEQLSAASSEALLDSLGVTLSPAVRQGAAQYAGGNPLFLLETVKHLLETGQLGATFPQRLAPSPKVWELVTRRLERLSPPALQAARAAAVLQSDFDPEQVAGVLGAPLLDLITAWEELEMAQIMQGNRFSHDLVYEAVDAAMPATVRHLLHRSAARTLERFGAPASRIAHHWVSGDKLDLASSWLLRAAQDALNAYQLSEAAGFYGQAAQAFDAAHEPSRAREAREAQRDLLGRMEPGAASGTAPL, from the coding sequence GTGCTGCCCGTGGCGGCCCCCAAGGCGCTCCCGCTCACGGTCCTGCGCCCACCGGTCCTGATCGGGCGCGAGCGGGAGTGGGCGCGGATGGAGCAGGCCTGGCGGGCCGGGCAGGTGATCTACCTGCAGGGCGCGCCGGGGGTGGGCAAGACCCGCCTCGCGCGCGATTTCGCGGCGAGCAAGGGGGCCTTCATCGTGAACGAGGGCCGTCCCGGCGACGTGCGGCATCCCAAGTCCTCGTCGGCGCGCGCCTTTCAGAACATGTACGCGCGCGCCAGCGACCTCCATGTCCCCGACTGGGTGAAGCGCGAGATGTCCCGCTACATCCCCGAGTTCGTCGCAGAGGGCTTCGAGGCGCCGCCCATCTCAGATGACACGGACCTGCTGCGCTTCCGTCAGGCGATGCTGGAGTTCCTGCGGCTGACGACCGGCCACCTGCAAACGCACATCATCGACGACTTCCAGTACTTCGATCCCGCGTCGCTGGAGGACGGGGCGTACATGTTCTCGCAGGCCCGCGTGCCCGGCGAGGACCACCGGGTCGCCCCCCTGATCTGTACCTTCCGCAAGAACGAGCTCTCGCCGGAGAACGAGGCGATCATGCGCGAGACGATCGAGGCGGGAAATTCGGTGCTGATTGAGGTGGAGCAGCTGAGCGCCGCGTCCAGCGAGGCGCTGCTCGACTCGCTGGGCGTGACCCTCAGCCCCGCGGTGCGGCAGGGCGCGGCGCAGTACGCGGGCGGCAATCCGCTGTTCCTGCTGGAAACCGTCAAGCATCTCCTGGAAACTGGTCAGCTGGGGGCCACATTTCCCCAGCGGCTGGCCCCGTCCCCGAAGGTGTGGGAGCTGGTCACCCGCCGGCTGGAACGGCTCTCGCCCCCGGCCCTGCAGGCCGCGCGGGCGGCCGCCGTGCTGCAGAGCGACTTCGACCCCGAGCAGGTCGCGGGGGTGCTGGGCGCGCCGCTGCTCGACCTGATCACTGCCTGGGAGGAGCTGGAGATGGCGCAGATCATGCAGGGCAACCGCTTCAGCCATGACCTGGTGTACGAGGCGGTGGACGCCGCGATGCCCGCCACGGTGCGGCACCTGCTGCACCGCTCGGCGGCACGGACCCTCGAGCGCTTCGGCGCCCCCGCCTCGCGGATCGCGCACCACTGGGTCTCGGGCGACAAGCTTGACCTGGCCTCCAGCTGGCTGCTGCGGGCGGCGCAGGACGCCCTGAACGCCTATCAGCTCTCCGAGGCCGCCGGGTTCTACGGTCAGGCCGCCCAGGCGTTCGACGCGGCCCACGAGCCGAGCCGCGCGCGGGAGGCGCGGGAGGCGCAGCGTGACCTGCTCGGACGGATGGAACCGGGCGCCGCTTCCGGAACAGCGCCGCTGTGA
- a CDS encoding YciI family protein, producing MPHHVVLHYARGPGWVPDRPVFEQPLHRHLAYMRRLHQQGIVLAGGPYTDHSGGLVILQPMTLEDAEQMLRADPAIVDGTMTASANLWHTMFDDSFTSVRLAQR from the coding sequence ATGCCGCATCATGTTGTGCTTCACTATGCCCGTGGCCCCGGCTGGGTGCCGGACCGCCCTGTCTTCGAACAGCCACTCCACCGGCACCTTGCGTACATGAGGCGCCTCCATCAGCAGGGCATCGTCCTGGCCGGAGGGCCCTATACCGATCACTCGGGCGGACTGGTGATCTTGCAACCGATGACGCTCGAAGACGCCGAGCAGATGCTCCGTGCGGATCCAGCGATTGTCGATGGCACCATGACAGCCTCGGCGAACCTCTGGCACACGATGTTCGATGATTCGTTCACTTCGGTTCGACTTGCTCAGCGTTGA
- a CDS encoding TetR/AcrR family transcriptional regulator: MSPADPKPRNAALTRSAILQAATQLFAARGFAATGMQDIATVAGVARATPSYFFGSKEQLWQAVMEAQGHLVAGIVPAALASLASPPTQDALTDALLESVLTFHQQHPEALRLIQWAELQGSSLLQHLPAHSSAVQSALTMLQQMMPGLSATEAAHLTLSLLGACYAHISFGRTFGPPLGLDPDAPTFMHERRVHLRAVLLALLHSI; the protein is encoded by the coding sequence ATGAGCCCAGCAGACCCCAAGCCACGCAACGCCGCGCTTACCCGGAGCGCCATTTTACAGGCCGCGACGCAGCTGTTTGCTGCCCGAGGATTTGCAGCCACGGGCATGCAGGACATCGCCACCGTGGCGGGGGTCGCCCGGGCGACCCCCAGCTACTTCTTTGGCTCCAAAGAACAGCTCTGGCAGGCGGTCATGGAAGCTCAAGGCCACCTGGTCGCGGGCATCGTTCCAGCGGCCCTGGCCAGCCTTGCGTCGCCGCCCACCCAGGACGCCCTGACGGACGCCCTGCTGGAGAGCGTCCTGACCTTTCATCAGCAGCATCCTGAGGCGCTGCGGCTGATCCAATGGGCAGAATTGCAGGGAAGTTCGCTGTTGCAGCACCTGCCCGCGCATTCGAGTGCCGTGCAGAGCGCGTTGACCATGCTCCAGCAGATGATGCCGGGTCTCTCCGCCACAGAAGCGGCGCATCTGACCCTTTCGCTGCTGGGCGCCTGCTACGCTCACATCTCGTTCGGCCGGACGTTTGGCCCCCCCCTGGGCCTCGATCCTGACGCCCCAACCTTCATGCATGAGCGCCGAGTCCATCTGCGCGCCGTGCTGCTCGCGCTTCTCCATTCCATCTGA
- a CDS encoding SDR family oxidoreductase, with amino-acid sequence MDSACFRSCWRRGSSVRAFSRRPGMPAPGLTWIQGDLCSPSAVRQALAGADTLLHLATQPLQAGADVALARPLLQALPNSDIQHAIYMSITGLERMQTAPYYREKLDIERRFEDSGVPLTLQRSTQFHEFVMQLVQRLTVSRVTLMPPGVTLQPVEARAVAHHLAQLTVGEPAGRVRDLAGPETATLEHLAREWHLQQGRRPALLEVPLPVPLFRAWKHQAAVSPEAQVVGQSWASWLGDAAPEDVRAMRT; translated from the coding sequence TTGGACAGCGCGTGCTTCCGCTCCTGCTGGCGCAGGGGTTCCAGCGTCCGCGCCTTCAGCCGCCGACCGGGCATGCCTGCGCCGGGGCTCACCTGGATTCAGGGTGATCTGTGCAGTCCCTCGGCGGTTCGGCAGGCGCTGGCCGGGGCGGACACCCTGCTTCACCTGGCCACCCAGCCGCTTCAGGCCGGTGCAGATGTGGCGCTGGCCAGACCGCTGCTTCAGGCCCTGCCGAACAGTGACATCCAGCACGCCATTTACATGAGCATCACGGGTCTGGAGCGGATGCAGACCGCGCCTTACTACCGGGAGAAACTGGACATCGAGCGGCGCTTCGAAGACAGCGGTGTGCCGTTGACCCTGCAGCGGTCCACTCAGTTTCACGAGTTCGTGATGCAGCTCGTGCAGCGCTTGACCGTCAGCCGCGTGACGCTGATGCCGCCAGGGGTGACCCTTCAACCGGTCGAGGCGCGGGCGGTGGCCCATCACCTGGCGCAGCTGACCGTGGGCGAGCCCGCGGGCCGGGTCCGGGATCTCGCTGGCCCGGAGACCGCGACACTGGAGCACCTGGCCCGGGAGTGGCACCTCCAGCAGGGTCGCCGTCCCGCGCTGCTGGAGGTGCCACTCCCGGTGCCCCTGTTTCGGGCCTGGAAACATCAGGCGGCGGTCAGCCCCGAGGCACAGGTCGTGGGCCAGAGCTGGGCCTCCTGGCTCGGCGATGCCGCGCCTGAAGACGTGCGGGCGATGCGGACGTGA
- a CDS encoding cupin domain-containing protein, with amino-acid sequence MAAHSPPALRPRLIRPGEGQTVTAGADALTVKLSDVDTDGAFTVGLALLQPGQGLPPHVHHREDELFIVLDGELEVWTPEGTFTARGGDLVFLPAEAPHTHRNLGPGPVRFYWFANPSGFEHFSADYAAALGSPSGLGPAQLAELGEQYGVEFLPGTP; translated from the coding sequence ATGGCCGCTCACTCACCCCCCGCCCTCCGCCCCAGGCTCATCCGGCCCGGCGAGGGCCAGACCGTCACCGCAGGCGCCGACGCCCTCACCGTCAAGCTCAGCGACGTGGACACCGACGGGGCCTTCACTGTCGGGCTGGCACTCCTGCAGCCGGGACAGGGCCTGCCCCCGCACGTCCACCACCGTGAGGACGAGCTGTTCATTGTCCTGGACGGGGAGCTGGAGGTGTGGACCCCGGAAGGCACGTTCACCGCGCGGGGCGGTGACCTGGTGTTCCTGCCCGCCGAAGCGCCGCACACCCACCGCAACCTCGGCCCTGGGCCGGTCCGGTTCTACTGGTTCGCCAATCCCTCGGGCTTCGAGCACTTCTCCGCGGACTACGCGGCCGCGCTCGGCTCACCCAGCGGGCTCGGTCCCGCCCAGCTGGCCGAGCTGGGAGAACAGTACGGGGTCGAGTTTCTGCCGGGCACGCCCTGA
- a CDS encoding Ig-like domain-containing protein, translating into MSKPHQPAPLPLTRTLVSVALLIGALSSCGGAGTPAAAGVGSITVSPATVTVPLGGTAGLSATTKDAQGHTLTNVTYAWKSSNEAVARVAGGTLTGLQEGRATVTASAGGVTPVAVNVTAPAAFDLSLSTDKLPVVTGAAASLNVNVTRRSGFTGAVTLTLQGLPAGASAAPITVAGDQTAATITVRAALSAAHSFPTGVTVAGTSGDQVVTKALTVTVRGPAGSVDPPLGRAAPASWISVAGTTTRPPW; encoded by the coding sequence ATGTCCAAGCCCCACCAGCCCGCCCCGCTTCCCCTCACCCGCACGCTCGTCAGCGTCGCCCTCCTGATCGGTGCGCTCTCGTCCTGCGGCGGCGCAGGAACTCCAGCCGCCGCAGGGGTCGGGAGCATCACCGTGTCGCCCGCAACGGTGACGGTGCCGCTGGGCGGCACGGCCGGCCTCAGCGCCACGACGAAGGACGCGCAGGGTCACACGCTGACGAACGTGACGTACGCGTGGAAAAGCTCGAACGAGGCCGTTGCCCGCGTGGCGGGGGGCACCTTGACGGGCCTCCAGGAGGGCCGCGCGACGGTCACCGCGTCAGCCGGGGGCGTCACGCCCGTCGCGGTGAACGTCACGGCTCCCGCCGCCTTCGACCTGTCGCTCTCGACCGACAAGCTGCCGGTGGTCACCGGCGCGGCGGCCAGCCTGAACGTGAACGTGACGCGGCGCAGCGGCTTCACGGGTGCGGTCACGCTGACCCTCCAGGGGCTGCCTGCGGGGGCCTCGGCCGCGCCGATCACGGTCGCCGGGGATCAGACGGCCGCGACCATCACGGTCCGCGCCGCCTTGTCCGCCGCGCACTCCTTCCCGACCGGCGTGACGGTCGCGGGCACCAGTGGCGATCAGGTGGTCACGAAGGCCCTGACCGTCACCGTCCGCGGGCCGGCCGGGAGCGTGGACCCACCTTTGGGCAGGGCGGCTCCAGCATCGTGGATTTCGGTGGCCGGGACGACTACGCGACCGCCATGGTGA
- a CDS encoding carboxypeptidase-like regulatory domain-containing protein, translating into MPSTFKRPALRLLPALLTAALAACGTGSGTTTPPGTPPVTQLPAAGAYTMSGVVRNSAGQPVAGAKVFAGHTVYYNTNALGVTDANGRYSVSVREPAGSWYAGGQVTREYHGRTYTFELHPDDPAPFNGASGAVRNFEWRLTGPRPDGGTYGGTVMVYADFFDPELLDLLSDVELTLTPDGPLVDGSPGRVITSGLSQTPEGDGVRDVPIGRYRVTARLGQGAAARDLRIRVRNVGEFDSGVTTTFQQNGSGHNVELEVRRAP; encoded by the coding sequence ATGCCCAGCACCTTCAAGCGTCCCGCCCTTCGGCTCCTGCCCGCCCTGCTCACTGCGGCCCTGGCCGCCTGCGGGACAGGCTCCGGGACCACCACGCCGCCCGGCACACCGCCCGTCACGCAACTGCCCGCTGCGGGCGCCTACACCATGTCCGGCGTCGTCCGCAACTCCGCCGGTCAACCCGTGGCGGGGGCGAAGGTCTTCGCGGGCCACACGGTGTACTACAACACCAATGCCCTGGGCGTGACGGATGCGAACGGCCGGTACTCGGTCAGCGTCCGCGAACCGGCCGGGTCGTGGTACGCGGGCGGGCAGGTCACCCGCGAGTACCACGGGCGCACCTACACCTTCGAGCTGCACCCGGACGACCCGGCGCCCTTCAACGGCGCGTCGGGGGCCGTCCGCAACTTCGAGTGGCGCCTGACCGGACCGCGCCCCGACGGTGGCACCTACGGCGGCACGGTCATGGTGTACGCGGACTTCTTCGACCCGGAACTGCTGGACCTGCTGAGCGACGTGGAGCTGACCCTCACGCCCGACGGACCGCTGGTGGACGGGAGCCCCGGGCGGGTCATCACCTCCGGCCTCAGCCAGACGCCGGAGGGGGACGGCGTGCGTGACGTCCCGATTGGCCGGTACCGCGTCACGGCGCGCCTGGGGCAGGGTGCAGCGGCGCGCGACCTGCGGATTCGCGTCCGCAACGTCGGTGAGTTCGACTCGGGCGTGACGACGACCTTCCAGCAGAACGGGTCGGGGCACAACGTGGAGCTGGAAGTGCGGCGCGCGCCATAA
- a CDS encoding IS5 family transposase, translated as MDSIAYASSLTDQEWALLEPLLPGPSSTGRKRVHAQRVLIDAMLYVLKTGCAWRLLPLNFPKWTTVYAQYRKWRVRGVLKHVHDVLRERLRVAIGRSAQPSAGIIDSQSAKTTEAGGPRGFDGAKKVSRRKRHILVDTLGLLLNVVVHPANIQDRDGGKFVLAGIKQRYPQLEKVWADQGYTGGFLKWAKEQPGLLGEVVYPWWRQVQRYTPELVEHLGVYKTFNVLPRRWVVERTFAWLGRNRRLSKDYEALSETTEMLVYLAMIRLMLRRLVRVPPAKG; from the coding sequence ATGGACAGTATCGCGTACGCGTCGAGTTTGACGGATCAGGAATGGGCGCTGCTTGAACCGTTGCTTCCCGGCCCGAGTTCGACTGGTCGGAAGCGGGTTCATGCTCAGCGGGTGCTGATTGACGCGATGCTCTACGTCCTGAAGACCGGGTGCGCCTGGCGGCTTCTCCCCCTGAACTTCCCGAAGTGGACCACCGTGTACGCCCAGTACCGTAAGTGGCGCGTCCGAGGCGTGCTCAAGCACGTCCATGATGTGCTTCGCGAACGCCTCCGTGTCGCTATTGGACGGTCTGCACAGCCAAGCGCCGGCATCATTGACAGTCAAAGCGCCAAGACCACCGAAGCAGGGGGTCCAAGGGGCTTTGACGGTGCAAAAAAGGTGAGTAGGCGCAAGCGGCACATCCTGGTCGACACGCTCGGCTTGCTGCTGAACGTGGTGGTGCATCCAGCAAACATCCAGGATCGAGACGGCGGAAAGTTCGTCCTGGCCGGCATCAAGCAGCGGTATCCACAGCTGGAGAAGGTTTGGGCGGACCAAGGGTACACGGGCGGATTCCTCAAGTGGGCCAAGGAGCAACCTGGGCTGCTGGGGGAGGTGGTGTATCCGTGGTGGCGGCAAGTCCAGCGCTACACACCGGAACTGGTGGAGCATCTCGGAGTCTACAAGACGTTCAACGTGCTCCCGAGACGTTGGGTGGTGGAACGGACCTTCGCCTGGCTCGGCAGGAACCGCCGCCTCTCCAAGGATTACGAAGCGCTGTCGGAAACGACGGAGATGCTCGTGTACCTGGCCATGATTCGACTCATGCTGCGTCGGTTGGTCCGTGTACCTCCGGCAAAAGGTTGA